The following proteins are co-located in the Conyzicola lurida genome:
- a CDS encoding type II secretion system F family protein: protein MTLLLGVTLGLGLLLVVAPALWPRPARLRIESRLVDLARVRLVQAGLGRVSVPTFLVVSALLAVAASAVVFTLVPVVALAIAAGIVALVLPFALVRSRARSRRRAARVVWPDVVDHLVSAVRSGLALPDSVVTLARAGPETTRSAFAAFEADYRATGNFSLSLTQLKDRLADPVADRLIETLRMSREVGGSELTHVLRNLAVYLRNEAAIRSEVEARQSWVVNAARLGVAAPWIVLLLLSTRPEAAAAYNTAAGAVLVTAGLALSVVAYRIMIAVGRIPEQQRWFR from the coding sequence TCGAATCGCGGCTCGTCGACCTCGCCCGTGTGCGGCTCGTGCAGGCCGGGCTCGGCCGGGTCTCGGTGCCGACGTTCCTCGTGGTGTCCGCGCTGCTCGCTGTCGCGGCATCGGCCGTCGTTTTCACCCTCGTGCCCGTGGTGGCGCTGGCGATCGCCGCGGGAATCGTCGCGCTGGTGCTGCCGTTCGCGCTCGTGCGGTCGCGGGCGCGATCCCGACGGAGGGCGGCGCGCGTCGTCTGGCCCGACGTCGTCGACCACCTCGTGTCGGCGGTGCGGTCGGGCCTCGCGTTGCCCGACAGCGTGGTCACGCTCGCCCGCGCCGGCCCCGAGACGACCCGGTCGGCGTTCGCCGCCTTCGAGGCAGACTACCGAGCCACCGGCAACTTCTCGCTCAGCCTCACCCAGTTGAAGGACCGCCTCGCCGATCCCGTCGCCGACCGCCTCATCGAGACGCTGCGTATGTCGCGCGAGGTCGGCGGAAGCGAGCTGACCCATGTCTTGCGTAACCTCGCCGTGTATCTGCGGAACGAGGCGGCGATTCGGTCGGAGGTCGAGGCCCGGCAGTCGTGGGTGGTCAATGCCGCCCGGCTCGGGGTGGCGGCCCCGTGGATCGTGCTGCTCCTGCTCTCGACCCGGCCGGAGGCGGCCGCGGCCTACAACACAGCGGCGGGCGCGGTGCTGGTGACCGCAGGGCTCGCGCTGTCGGTCGTCGCGTACCGCATCATGATCGCGGTCGGGCGGATCCCCGAGCAGCAGCGGTGGTTCCGATGA